A window of Nitrospirota bacterium contains these coding sequences:
- a CDS encoding UbiX family flavin prenyltransferase produces the protein MKSFVVAISGASGSVYGVRLVEELLRSKILVHLCISQQSFSIIRMETGIDLSGRTESETVKKIQKHFASKNVRYHSEHNLAAPVSSGSFPTDGMFVVPCSMKTLSGIANGYANNLIERTADVMLKEGRRLILAPREMPFSAIHLENMLKLARLGVTIAPPIPAFYHKPKDIDDMVDFVVGKVLDTAGVGHNLFKRWG, from the coding sequence ATGAAATCCTTTGTTGTCGCAATTTCGGGGGCGAGCGGGTCTGTCTACGGCGTCAGGCTTGTGGAGGAACTGCTCAGATCCAAAATCCTTGTCCATCTCTGCATCTCCCAGCAATCCTTTTCAATCATCAGGATGGAGACAGGCATTGACCTGTCAGGCAGGACGGAATCTGAAACTGTTAAGAAGATACAGAAACACTTCGCCTCCAAAAATGTCAGATACCACAGCGAACACAATCTTGCGGCCCCCGTGTCGAGCGGGTCTTTTCCGACGGACGGGATGTTTGTCGTGCCGTGTTCCATGAAGACGCTTTCAGGGATCGCAAACGGCTACGCCAACAACTTGATCGAAAGGACCGCGGACGTCATGTTGAAGGAAGGAAGAAGGCTGATACTTGCGCCGAGGGAGATGCCTTTCAGCGCAATTCATCTTGAGAACATGCTTAAGCTCGCCCGCCTCGGAGTAACAATCGCCCCGCCCATCCCGGCCTTTTATCACAAGCCGAAGGACATTGACGACATGGTGGATTTTGTAGTGGGAAAGGTCCTCGACACCGCAGGCGTCGGCCATAATTTGTTCAAGAGATGGGGATGA
- a CDS encoding response regulator → MNSDEKKYILVVDDDKYVLGSISKLLLAHGYNIKPCMSGEDAMRCFIENNVRLILTDIKMPGMSGIDLLGRVHDINPKMPVILMTGYAELETAIGAIKRGAFDFITKPYSPEYIIHTIEKAMRYTGLLELEEDYKQRLEDTVRKQTQQIYNLSREVIKRLTTVAEFRDTGTGAHVSRIGLYANKIAESLNMPLEFIDAITYASSLHDLGKIGIPDNILLKPGPFTPEEFEIMKAHTTMGHNILNGSSHPAIQMGASIALNHHERWDGTGYPRKLKGETIPLEGRIVMICDQYDALMSKRPYKPPFLHEETMEIIISGDGRTRPEHFDPDVLNAFKELSPTFKEIFETHPD, encoded by the coding sequence ATGAATTCCGACGAAAAAAAATACATCCTCGTTGTTGATGATGACAAGTATGTGCTCGGGTCTATTTCCAAACTGCTCCTGGCGCATGGCTACAACATCAAGCCCTGCATGAGCGGCGAAGATGCCATGAGGTGCTTCATTGAAAACAATGTCCGCCTAATACTGACTGATATTAAGATGCCGGGCATGTCGGGGATAGATCTTCTCGGCAGGGTGCATGACATTAATCCAAAGATGCCTGTAATCCTGATGACCGGCTATGCCGAGCTGGAGACGGCCATCGGCGCTATAAAGAGAGGGGCGTTTGATTTTATAACGAAGCCTTACTCCCCGGAGTATATTATCCACACAATAGAGAAGGCCATGAGGTATACCGGGCTTCTTGAGCTGGAAGAGGATTATAAACAAAGGCTTGAGGACACCGTAAGGAAGCAGACACAGCAGATTTACAATTTAAGCCGGGAGGTAATAAAGCGTCTGACAACAGTTGCGGAATTCAGGGACACAGGCACAGGCGCTCATGTATCAAGAATAGGGCTTTATGCAAACAAAATAGCCGAGTCGCTGAACATGCCCCTGGAGTTCATCGACGCTATAACCTATGCAAGCTCGCTCCATGACCTGGGAAAAATAGGCATCCCGGACAATATACTTTTAAAGCCCGGCCCTTTTACCCCTGAGGAGTTTGAAATTATGAAGGCGCATACAACTATGGGACACAATATCCTTAACGGTTCTTCACATCCTGCAATACAGATGGGGGCCTCCATCGCGCTCAATCACCATGAAAGATGGGACGGCACGGGCTATCCCAGGAAACTGAAAGGGGAAACGATACCGCTTGAAGGCCGGATAGTCATGATCTGCGACCAGTACGACGCGTTGATGAGCAAAAGGCCGTACAAGCCTCCCTTCCTTCATGAAGAAACAATGGAGATAATAATCAGCGGGGACGGAAGGACAAGGCCCGAACACTTCGACCCCGATGTCTTAAATGCCTTTAAAGAACTGTCCCCGACATTCAAAGAGATATTTGAAACACATCCTGATTGA
- a CDS encoding response regulator has protein sequence MKILIVDDSDEARVVLRNILCSAECAVEEASNGIEALKSARQSPPDMFISAINMSEMDGFSLCQEVRKDEHLSKVPFVFYAGPNTSPEDEKLAMALGASRFIIKPLGSDELLKSIKDVIQEFKVPDTRFKEVSDENLAIKLDQELKELVIRHRALLEEKAGLQESVEKLRQGEELYRLLFHNTPIGVFHYDRELFITDCNDRFIDILQSSREKLIGFDMKKLKDQSVLPAIWKAIDGIEGHYEGFYRATNGPAEIWVSMRTAPLFDSLGNVKGGVGIVEDITGRKEMEESLQKSEGRYRMLFEHANDAIYLIDPETAQIIDCNNKAAEMDGYTDEELKKMKITALHPEDELDLVMERLKEISQSGPVSNISGLHHIRKDGVPVLIEVNATMLELGGKLFNLSIVRDISERKMLEDQLIHAQKMEAVGQLAGGIAHDFNNMLTAIIGYGNLLKMKLQDNNQHSHIIDQILGITERGASLVSNLLAFSRKQAVSLRPVNLNKIIEDAVRFLPKLTGEGIDIKMDLAGRDLIIMADSVQIEQALMNLASNARDAMPGGGVLSIRTVCVEHDSEFIRTRKNARPGAYALLSVSDSGTGMDETTKGKMFEPFFTTKEVGKGTGLGLSMVYGIVKQHGGYIDVHSELRNGSTFKIYLPIIKDRPGEKERAEGSFPSGGKETILLAEDEHEVRKTLKIILGEFGYKVIEAADGADAVKKFMDNRDKVQLLLFDVMMPKKNGIEAFEEIKNMAPDMKVIFTSGYSAKVAVEGRGLLHFVPKPVQPNDLMRKIREVLDA, from the coding sequence ATGAAAATACTCATCGTTGACGACAGCGACGAAGCAAGGGTAGTCCTCAGGAATATTCTCTGCTCTGCGGAGTGCGCTGTGGAAGAGGCCTCAAACGGCATTGAGGCCCTGAAGTCAGCGAGGCAGTCACCGCCTGACATGTTTATATCCGCTATCAACATGTCTGAAATGGACGGGTTCAGCCTCTGCCAGGAGGTCAGGAAAGACGAACATCTCAGCAAGGTCCCTTTTGTCTTTTATGCTGGTCCAAACACATCCCCTGAAGATGAGAAACTGGCAATGGCCCTCGGCGCATCCCGTTTTATAATCAAACCGCTTGGATCTGATGAATTACTGAAAAGCATAAAAGATGTTATACAGGAATTCAAAGTGCCGGATACGCGTTTCAAAGAAGTCAGTGATGAAAACCTCGCGATAAAGCTTGACCAGGAATTAAAAGAACTTGTGATAAGACACAGGGCACTGCTCGAAGAGAAGGCCGGACTACAGGAGTCCGTGGAAAAGTTAAGACAGGGTGAAGAACTGTATCGCCTGCTGTTTCATAACACCCCCATAGGGGTGTTCCATTACGACAGAGAACTGTTCATCACCGATTGCAATGACCGCTTTATCGATATCCTCCAGTCAAGCCGCGAAAAACTCATAGGGTTTGATATGAAGAAGCTGAAGGACCAGAGCGTGCTTCCGGCAATCTGGAAGGCGATAGATGGAATTGAAGGACACTATGAAGGCTTTTACCGCGCCACAAACGGCCCTGCCGAAATCTGGGTGTCCATGCGGACTGCCCCTCTCTTTGATTCCCTGGGAAATGTCAAAGGCGGCGTTGGGATAGTCGAGGACATCACCGGGCGCAAAGAGATGGAGGAATCCCTTCAAAAGAGCGAAGGGAGGTACCGCATGCTCTTTGAACATGCCAATGACGCCATATATTTGATCGATCCTGAGACGGCGCAGATCATAGACTGCAACAATAAAGCCGCGGAGATGGACGGGTATACGGATGAAGAGCTGAAAAAAATGAAGATCACCGCGCTTCACCCTGAGGATGAACTTGACTTAGTCATGGAGAGATTGAAAGAAATCTCGCAGTCAGGCCCTGTTTCAAACATTTCAGGACTGCACCATATCAGAAAAGACGGCGTCCCTGTGCTTATTGAAGTCAATGCGACGATGCTTGAGCTCGGCGGGAAGCTGTTTAACCTCAGCATTGTCAGAGACATCTCCGAGCGGAAGATGCTCGAAGACCAGCTTATTCATGCCCAGAAGATGGAGGCGGTAGGCCAGCTTGCCGGGGGGATCGCGCATGACTTCAACAACATGCTCACCGCGATCATAGGCTACGGTAATCTTTTAAAAATGAAATTGCAGGACAATAATCAGCATTCGCACATTATTGACCAGATACTCGGCATAACGGAACGGGGGGCCAGCCTTGTCAGCAACCTCCTTGCCTTCAGCAGAAAGCAGGCCGTCTCTCTCAGGCCTGTCAATCTCAATAAAATCATAGAAGACGCGGTAAGATTTCTGCCGAAGCTGACAGGCGAAGGCATTGATATAAAGATGGACCTTGCAGGCAGGGATTTGATAATCATGGCCGACAGCGTTCAGATAGAACAGGCCCTTATGAATCTCGCCTCAAATGCGCGCGACGCAATGCCCGGAGGCGGGGTCTTGTCTATAAGGACTGTATGCGTTGAACACGACAGCGAGTTTATCAGGACCCGCAAGAATGCAAGGCCTGGCGCATACGCGCTTCTTTCAGTAAGCGACAGCGGCACAGGTATGGATGAGACGACAAAAGGAAAGATGTTCGAGCCTTTCTTTACAACCAAGGAAGTTGGAAAGGGCACGGGGCTCGGTCTTTCCATGGTTTACGGCATTGTAAAACAGCACGGCGGTTACATTGACGTTCACAGCGAATTGAGGAACGGCTCAACATTTAAAATATATCTGCCGATAATAAAAGACAGGCCCGGCGAAAAGGAGCGCGCTGAGGGGTCTTTCCCGTCCGGCGGCAAAGAGACGATACTGCTTGCCGAAGACGAACATGAAGTCAGAAAGACCCTGAAGATCATCCTTGGGGAATTCGGATATAAGGTCATTGAGGCGGCGGACGGGGCCGATGCCGTTAAAAAATTCATGGACAATCGTGATAAGGTCCAATTGCTCCTGTTCGACGTGATGATGCCGAAAAAGAACGGCATAGAGGCCTTTGAAGAAATAAAAAATATGGCGCCTGATATGAAGGTCATTTTTACAAGCGGCTATTCCGCAAAAGTAGCGGTCGAGGGAAGGGGATTGTTGCATTTTGTCCCGAAACCGGTCCAGCCGAATGATCTTATGAGAAAGATAAGAGAGGTGCTTGACGCATGA
- a CDS encoding sigma 54-interacting transcriptional regulator, with amino-acid sequence MIPGTDREQKTESIVRKNRELAAILEVSKVLTASFDLEKNLSSTMATLGSLLEMQRGCVFLLDRTSGELHIVAAHGLTKENIERGKYHIGEGIVGRVLEKRTPMVIPNIGKEPLFLNKTGSRPEKDGISFLSVPIEFKKEALGVLSVDRIYSKKHGSVDDDLRVLAIVASLIAQFIKLWESFEKVEKEKEHLKSELKERYSIENVIGKSDRMQEVFAAVHRVAPTKATVILRGESGTGKELIAKALHYMSHRSKGPFIKFNCASIPEGLLESELFGHEKGAFTGAIASRKGKFELAHKGTIFLDEVGDLPLTLQPKILRVLQEREFEPVGSEKTVKVDVRIITATSRNLESLVSQGKFREDLYYRLNVIPVFLPPLRERGEDITALIEYFLRKFNKEHGRSVGLDKNALQVLMNYDWPGNVRELENTIERLVIMSTSNTITPPDLPDSLSISRPKNLGKSLSLTTNIIEIEKTNILDALEKAHWVQAKAAKLLGITPRQIGYKMKKYGIEDKN; translated from the coding sequence ATGATACCTGGAACAGACAGAGAGCAGAAAACAGAATCCATAGTCCGTAAAAACAGGGAGCTTGCCGCCATCCTCGAAGTCAGCAAGGTGTTGACCGCGTCTTTTGACCTGGAGAAGAACCTTTCATCTACGATGGCGACCCTCGGCAGCCTGCTTGAGATGCAGAGGGGCTGCGTATTTCTCCTTGACCGCACCTCAGGGGAACTGCATATCGTAGCGGCGCACGGGCTTACAAAGGAAAATATTGAGAGAGGCAAATACCACATCGGAGAGGGAATAGTAGGAAGGGTGCTTGAAAAAAGGACGCCCATGGTGATCCCCAATATCGGCAAGGAGCCGCTCTTTCTGAACAAGACAGGGTCGCGCCCTGAAAAAGACGGGATCTCGTTTCTAAGCGTCCCGATAGAATTCAAAAAAGAAGCCCTGGGCGTGTTGAGCGTGGACAGGATCTACTCAAAAAAACACGGCAGCGTGGATGACGACCTGAGGGTGCTGGCAATAGTCGCCTCTTTGATCGCCCAGTTTATAAAACTGTGGGAAAGCTTTGAAAAGGTGGAGAAGGAAAAAGAGCATTTAAAAAGCGAGTTAAAGGAACGATACAGCATAGAGAATGTCATCGGCAAATCAGACAGGATGCAGGAGGTCTTTGCCGCTGTCCACCGTGTGGCCCCGACAAAGGCGACGGTCATTTTACGTGGAGAGAGCGGCACGGGAAAAGAGTTGATAGCCAAGGCCCTTCATTACATGAGCCATAGAAGCAAGGGGCCTTTTATTAAATTCAACTGCGCTTCGATCCCGGAGGGGCTCCTGGAGTCGGAGCTTTTCGGCCACGAAAAAGGCGCGTTTACCGGCGCGATCGCCTCACGAAAGGGCAAGTTCGAGCTGGCACACAAAGGGACGATCTTCCTTGACGAAGTCGGCGACCTGCCGCTTACGCTTCAGCCGAAGATACTGCGGGTCTTGCAGGAGAGGGAATTTGAACCCGTGGGAAGCGAAAAGACGGTCAAGGTGGACGTCAGGATAATCACCGCTACAAGCAGGAACCTTGAAAGTCTCGTGTCGCAGGGCAAATTCAGGGAAGACCTTTACTACCGCCTGAACGTCATCCCGGTCTTCCTTCCCCCGCTCAGGGAAAGAGGAGAGGACATTACCGCGCTGATAGAGTATTTCCTCAGGAAGTTCAATAAAGAGCATGGCCGTTCCGTCGGCCTGGACAAAAACGCGCTTCAGGTGCTTATGAATTATGATTGGCCGGGTAATGTGAGGGAACTGGAAAACACCATTGAGAGACTGGTGATAATGTCGACTTCAAATACCATCACACCGCCTGACCTGCCTGATTCGCTCAGCATAAGCAGGCCGAAGAATTTGGGCAAATCACTTTCACTGACAACGAATATAATTGAAATTGAAAAGACAAATATCCTTGACGCCCTTGAAAAAGCGCACTGGGTCCAGGCAAAGGCCGCAAAGCTTCTTGGCATAACACCGAGACAGATCGGGTACAAGATGAAGAAATACGGGATAGAGGATAAAAATTGA
- a CDS encoding transcriptional regulator → MKNKPKEPSVPLDRQETVRQKIISLLSERTHSAKELSGAVRVGEKEVYEHLEHIQKSLAKGDHKLTVIPAECRKCGFIFSKREKLKKPGRCPMCRGESIEEPLFGIE, encoded by the coding sequence ATGAAGAACAAACCTAAAGAGCCTTCGGTCCCCCTCGACAGACAGGAGACCGTGCGGCAGAAGATCATATCTCTCCTTTCGGAAAGAACGCATTCCGCAAAGGAGCTGTCGGGGGCGGTCAGGGTTGGTGAAAAGGAAGTATATGAACACCTTGAACACATACAAAAGTCGCTCGCCAAAGGCGATCATAAACTTACCGTCATCCCCGCTGAATGCAGGAAGTGCGGTTTTATATTCTCAAAGAGAGAGAAACTTAAAAAGCCCGGCAGGTGTCCCATGTGCCGGGGCGAGTCCATTGAGGAACCGCTTTTCGGTATTGAGTGA
- the ilvE gene encoding branched-chain-amino-acid transaminase encodes MLYLNNKIVPRNKAVISVFDHGFLYGDGIYETLRAYKGVVFKFEEHVDRLFRSAALIRLAIPKTPEAIRKAVYGTMKANNLKDAVIRITVSRGAGPVGLDPDLCPHPTFVIFTNEFKEYPKLCYQKGVKIAIVNTRRNFRGALDPQIKSLNFLNNILAKIEAKDRGAYEAVMLNYRGHLAEGTITNIFFVKDNVLCTPAIGAGILDGITRRTIIDCAKELNIKVNEGLFRKEEIHRADEVIISNTTMEVMPAAEVDNIKIGVKPGRITKALQLAYKKKVAAYLKREKLRR; translated from the coding sequence ATGCTTTATCTTAATAATAAAATTGTCCCAAGGAATAAGGCCGTCATCTCCGTTTTTGATCACGGGTTTCTCTACGGTGACGGCATTTATGAAACTCTAAGGGCGTATAAGGGCGTTGTCTTCAAGTTCGAAGAACATGTTGACCGGCTCTTCCGCTCCGCCGCCCTTATCAGGCTTGCAATTCCCAAAACTCCTGAAGCGATCAGGAAGGCAGTTTACGGGACAATGAAGGCGAACAACCTCAAAGACGCTGTAATAAGAATTACTGTCTCAAGGGGCGCGGGGCCTGTCGGCTTAGACCCCGACCTGTGTCCGCATCCGACCTTTGTGATATTTACAAATGAATTTAAAGAATACCCCAAACTGTGCTATCAGAAGGGGGTAAAGATCGCGATAGTCAATACGAGGCGGAATTTCAGGGGGGCGCTTGACCCTCAGATAAAATCCCTCAATTTCCTGAACAATATTCTCGCAAAGATAGAGGCCAAAGACAGGGGCGCATACGAGGCGGTAATGCTGAACTACAGGGGACACCTCGCGGAAGGGACGATAACAAATATCTTTTTCGTTAAAGATAATGTCCTCTGCACACCCGCGATTGGCGCCGGGATTTTAGACGGCATAACCAGAAGGACAATCATCGACTGCGCGAAAGAGCTGAATATTAAAGTCAACGAGGGACTATTCAGGAAGGAAGAAATCCACCGGGCCGATGAAGTCATTATATCTAACACCACTATGGAGGTCATGCCTGCCGCAGAGGTCGATAATATAAAGATCGGCGTAAAACCCGGCAGGATTACAAAGGCGCTTCAACTGGCATATAAGAAAAAAGTTGCGGCGTACCTGAAAAGGGAGAAATTAAGAAGATAA
- the deoC gene encoding deoxyribose-phosphate aldolase produces the protein MKSTIKTNIAKLIDHTLLRPDATERDIVRLCDEAKRHGFFSVCVHPAFIKTAKDQLAGTKIKLSSVIGFPLGMTLTKVKIYEAMEAVFQGADELDAVMNPGFAKSGRWEGVESEIEDLITATPDSVHKIIIETCYLNEDEKKRAALIVMNAGAGFVKTSTGFGTSGAAIKDVELIKAVTKGKVGIKAAGGIKTLKDVIAFVKAGATRIGTSSGVSIMKELEKDRNLLP, from the coding sequence ATGAAATCTACCATTAAAACCAACATCGCCAAACTCATCGACCACACTCTTCTCCGTCCTGATGCTACAGAGCGTGATATTGTCAGGCTGTGCGATGAGGCAAAGAGGCACGGGTTCTTTTCAGTCTGCGTGCATCCCGCATTTATAAAAACCGCGAAGGACCAGCTTGCCGGGACAAAGATCAAATTATCGTCCGTCATCGGGTTCCCTCTCGGCATGACGCTTACAAAAGTGAAGATATATGAAGCAATGGAGGCGGTGTTCCAGGGAGCGGATGAACTTGACGCTGTCATGAATCCGGGATTTGCAAAGTCCGGCAGGTGGGAAGGTGTTGAAAGCGAGATAGAAGATTTAATTACAGCTACTCCTGACAGTGTTCATAAAATTATAATCGAAACCTGTTACCTCAATGAAGACGAAAAAAAGCGGGCAGCCCTGATTGTGATGAATGCAGGGGCCGGGTTTGTTAAAACCTCCACGGGATTCGGCACATCCGGCGCGGCGATCAAAGACGTTGAGTTGATAAAGGCCGTGACAAAAGGGAAGGTCGGCATCAAAGCCGCAGGCGGGATCAAGACCCTAAAGGACGTGATCGCATTTGTTAAAGCCGGCGCAACAAGGATAGGCACGAGTTCAGGGGTGTCGATAATGAAAGAGCTGGAAAAAGACCGCAATCTTTTGCCCTGA
- a CDS encoding diguanylate cyclase, producing MKKTNNGKHTHENPREDSIETIALYRDIINAANILIWRTDAGGRFTFLNPAWEKSYGYKAEEMLGRNFSDFQVPEAAGYYINEFRNCLIGESVIGHEISFYSKKGSEINLVINLVPLHDDKGSVIGTQGVAYDITERNHADELLQYISAKDELTGLYNLHTFLSMTEQQMKAANRERKEMLVIYIGVDDMQSINDEYGFDTGDQILIDTADILSKTFREADVLSRTGGDEFVVSTLVSSRDTEGMIMKRLKENLKKYNAGKNGPPRLSLSFGTAFNDPENSVFINEVLSDAESKMYEYKKSKQR from the coding sequence ATGAAAAAAACAAACAACGGCAAGCACACCCATGAAAATCCACGGGAAGACTCAATAGAAACCATCGCCCTTTACCGCGATATCATTAATGCGGCCAATATACTAATATGGCGTACTGACGCCGGTGGAAGGTTTACGTTTCTCAACCCGGCCTGGGAAAAGAGTTACGGCTACAAGGCAGAGGAAATGCTTGGCAGGAATTTTTCGGATTTCCAGGTCCCTGAGGCCGCGGGGTATTACATCAACGAGTTCAGAAACTGCCTGATCGGCGAGTCGGTGATAGGGCATGAGATCTCTTTTTACTCAAAGAAGGGGAGTGAGATAAATTTAGTTATCAACCTGGTCCCGCTCCATGACGACAAAGGCTCCGTGATCGGAACTCAGGGGGTTGCCTACGACATAACCGAACGCAATCACGCCGATGAATTACTGCAATACATAAGCGCGAAGGATGAACTAACAGGGCTGTATAACCTTCATACGTTTTTGAGCATGACAGAGCAGCAGATGAAGGCAGCTAACAGGGAGAGGAAGGAAATGCTGGTCATATATATCGGCGTTGATGATATGCAGTCAATTAATGATGAATACGGGTTTGACACAGGCGACCAGATATTAATTGATACAGCCGATATCCTCAGCAAAACCTTCCGGGAGGCCGACGTCCTTTCACGGACCGGGGGAGATGAGTTTGTGGTATCAACCCTCGTATCATCAAGAGATACGGAAGGAATGATCATGAAGCGGTTAAAAGAAAATCTTAAAAAGTATAACGCTGGAAAAAACGGGCCGCCCAGGCTGTCGCTCAGTTTCGGCACGGCGTTCAATGACCCGGAAAACTCCGTGTTTATCAATGAAGTGCTCTCAGACGCGGAATCAAAGATGTACGAGTACAAGAAAAGCAAGCAGAGATAA
- a CDS encoding nitroreductase gives MNEVLKAIKGRRCVRAYEAKKVPKEILNSIIDAGNNAPSGMNSQPWRFVVVVDDALHKKLMNAAIPNAKTLLGPLKTANPERYQSIMKRYEELEDPIYYSAPAIIFVIGKGPYADYSCPLACENMMLAAYSLGLGSCWVQFGSLLTGNAEIKDALELKEDEKIFGPIIVGYPKGVTDPPQKKGPVIKWL, from the coding sequence ATGAACGAGGTATTAAAGGCCATAAAGGGAAGAAGGTGCGTCAGGGCATATGAAGCTAAAAAGGTGCCGAAGGAAATCCTTAACTCGATAATTGACGCAGGCAATAATGCGCCGTCGGGAATGAACAGCCAGCCGTGGCGCTTTGTGGTGGTGGTGGACGATGCGCTACACAAAAAATTGATGAATGCCGCTATCCCCAACGCAAAAACTTTGCTCGGACCGCTTAAAACCGCAAACCCTGAACGCTATCAGTCGATAATGAAACGGTATGAAGAGCTTGAAGACCCGATTTATTATTCAGCTCCGGCAATTATTTTCGTCATCGGAAAAGGCCCGTATGCTGATTATTCATGCCCCCTCGCATGTGAGAACATGATGCTCGCCGCATATTCACTGGGGCTCGGAAGCTGCTGGGTACAGTTCGGCTCCCTGCTCACCGGCAATGCGGAGATAAAAGATGCCCTCGAATTAAAAGAAGATGAGAAGATATTCGGGCCTATCATTGTCGGTTATCCAAAGGGCGTCACAGACCCGCCGCAGAAAAAAGGACCCGTAATAAAATGGCTGTGA